The following are encoded together in the Lactuca sativa cultivar Salinas chromosome 1, Lsat_Salinas_v11, whole genome shotgun sequence genome:
- the LOC111891277 gene encoding protein NRT1/ PTR FAMILY 1.2, producing the protein MEGKLNQDKSSIDTELQTKLLLHSDHDHKGGMRTMPFILVNEAFERVASYGLLPNMIFYLMEVYHMEAVTGTSILSVWSALSNGLSIFGAFIADSYLGRFRVIALGSLSTLLGMVFLWLTSIFPQLRPSSCDELNTICSPATPTQLTFLFTSFGLLSIGCGCIRPCSMAFGADQLTNHPTQNNQRLIDSYFNWYYASATMSMLISFTLVIYIQDKYGWQVGFAVPVMLMVCSALMFMLGSSLYVKVKVGESPFSGFIQVLVVAFKNRKFNLSHDDCYNHSHGMDRVELTENLRFLNKACVIKDSNTDPWSLSTVEKVESLKSLISIAPIWSSGILLFTTSSQSYPTLQAKAMNRHITSGFEIPPASFVLFLVLTVTIWLAFYDRILVPILTKHTHQPRGLHPKTRMGIGLIISVIAMVVSAIVETIRRHVARSGNDMSALWLVPQYCLVGLADAFNAIGQLEFYYSELSKSMSSIAVALFMVSNAFSGIFGSFLINLVDSVTSEGGNVSWLSSDINEGHVDYYYWLLGFLSLLNFFYFLVCCRLHRMFSSST; encoded by the exons ATGGAAGGAAAATTGAATCAAGATAAATCCAGCATTGATACAGAATTGCAAACCAAGTTACTCCTTCACAGTGATCATGATCATAAGGGTGGTATGAGAACCATGCCATTCATCTTAG TGAATGAAGCATTCGAGAGAGTGGCGAGCTATGGATTGTTGCCAAACATGATATTTTATCTGATGGAAGTTTATCACATGGAAGCTGTAACCGGAACAAGCATACTCTCCGTCTGGTCAGCACTTTCAAATGGTCTCTCCATTTTTGGAGCTTTCATCGCTGATTCATACTTGGGTCGGTTTCGGGTCATTGCTCTCGGGTCTCTCTCTACCCTTCTT GGGATGGTTTTTCTATGGCTGACATCCATATTCCCACAGTTAAGACCTTCATCTTGCGATGAACTCAACACCATTTGCAGCCCTGCAACACCAACCCAACTCACTTTTCTCTTCACATCTTTTGGTCTACTCTCAATAGGATGCGGTTGCATCAGACCATGTTCCATGGCCTTTGGTGCAGACCAACTCACCAATCATCCAACCCAAAACAACCAAAGGCTCATTGACAGCTACTTTAATTGGTACTACGCTTCTGCAACAATGTCAATGCTTATAtcttttacactagtgatttacattcAAGATAAGTACGGTTGGCAGGTTGGATTTGCAGTTCCTGTGATGTTAATGGTGTGTTCTGCTCTTATGTTCATGCTTGGATCATCTCTTTATGTGAAAGTTAAAGTTGGTGAGAGCCCGTTTTCAGGTTTCATTCAAGTTCTAGTTGTTGCTTTCAAGAACCGGAAATTCAATCTTAGTCACGACGACTGCTATAATCATAGCCATGGAATGGATCGAGTTGAGCTAACAGAGAACTTAAGGTTTCTCAACAAAGCTTGCGTTATTAAAGATTCAAACACAGATCCATGGAGTCTCTCCACAGTTGAAAAGGTCGAATCTCTCAAATCCTTAATTAGTATAGCACCAATTTGGTCTTCGGGAATTCTACTATTCACCACAAGTTCCCAAAGCTACCCAACACTCCAAGCAAAAGCAATGAATCGACACATCACCTCAGGATTCGAAATCCCACCTGCATCATTTGTCTTATTCTTGGTCTTAACAGTCACAATATGGCTCGCCTTCTATGACCGTATCTTAGTCCCGATTCTTACCAAACATACACATCAACCGCGTGGGCTCCACCCGAAAACCCGAATGGGAATTGGGCTAATAATCTCAGTTATTGCCATGGTGGTGTCTGCAATCGTGGAAACCATAAGGCGCCATGTGGCAAGGTCGGGTAATGACATGTCAGCATTGTGGTTGGTCCCACAGTATTGTTTGGTAGGATTAGCCGATGCTTTTAATGCAATAGGGCAATTGGAGTTTTATTACTCTGAGCTTTCGAAAAGCATGTCAAGTATTGCAGTGGCGCTCTTCATGGTGAGCAATGCATTTTCGGGGATTTTTGGAAGCTTTTTGATAAATCTTGTCGACTCGGTGACAAGTGAAGGTGGTAATGTGAGTTGGTTATCGAGTGATATTAATGAAGGACATGTGGATTATTATTATTGGTTACTTGGTTTCTTGAGTTTGCTTAATTTTTTCTACTTCTTAGTCTGTTGTCGTCTTCATCGGATGTTTTCATCGTCTACATGA